A section of the Bradyrhizobium oligotrophicum S58 genome encodes:
- a CDS encoding aldehyde dehydrogenase family protein — MVNRLQFYIDGAWVDPVVKKSTPVVNPATEEAMYEVALGSKADVDKAVAAAKRAFETFSQTSREERVALLEKIIAVYKGRMKEIGAAVSDEMGAPLPMAEKLQAGAGLGHLMSTLDVLKKYEFEETLPASVVVREPVGVVGMITPWNWPLNQIACKVAPALAAGCTMILKPSEFTPTSALIFAEILHEAGVPKGVFNLINGLGPEVGAAMSEHPDIDMISFTGSTRAGIDVAKRAAPTVKRVSQELGGKSPNVILEGADLVKAVTGGVMHMFNNSGQSCNAPSRMIVPASKMKEVAAIAKGVADKTKAGDPRGEGTTIGPVVNRGQWDKIQALINKGIEEGATLVAGGPGLPEGVNKGFYVRPTVFADVKPDMTISREEIFGPVLVIIGAQDESEAVKIANDTPYGLAGYVSAGTIEKAREVGRKIRAGNVNLQGVPNDRTAPFGGYKQSGNGREWGKFGLEEYLEVKAVAGYNAA, encoded by the coding sequence ATGGTCAATCGCCTGCAATTCTACATCGACGGCGCCTGGGTCGATCCGGTCGTCAAGAAGTCCACGCCGGTCGTGAATCCGGCGACTGAAGAGGCGATGTACGAGGTTGCGCTAGGCTCGAAGGCCGATGTCGACAAGGCCGTCGCCGCCGCCAAGCGCGCCTTCGAGACCTTTTCGCAGACCTCGCGCGAGGAGCGCGTTGCGCTGCTCGAAAAGATCATCGCCGTCTACAAGGGCCGCATGAAGGAAATCGGCGCCGCCGTCTCCGACGAGATGGGCGCGCCGCTGCCGATGGCGGAGAAGCTGCAGGCCGGCGCCGGTCTCGGCCACCTGATGTCGACGCTCGATGTGCTGAAGAAATATGAGTTCGAGGAGACGCTGCCGGCGTCCGTGGTGGTGCGCGAGCCGGTTGGCGTGGTCGGCATGATCACGCCGTGGAATTGGCCGCTCAACCAGATCGCCTGCAAGGTGGCGCCTGCGCTCGCCGCGGGCTGCACCATGATCCTGAAGCCCTCGGAGTTCACGCCGACGTCGGCCTTGATCTTCGCCGAGATCCTGCATGAAGCGGGCGTGCCGAAGGGTGTGTTCAACCTGATCAACGGCCTCGGGCCGGAGGTCGGCGCCGCCATGAGCGAGCATCCGGACATCGACATGATCTCGTTCACCGGCTCGACCCGCGCCGGGATCGACGTTGCCAAGCGCGCCGCGCCGACCGTCAAGCGCGTCAGCCAGGAGCTCGGCGGCAAGTCGCCGAACGTGATCCTGGAGGGGGCCGACCTGGTCAAGGCGGTGACCGGCGGCGTCATGCACATGTTCAACAACTCCGGCCAGTCCTGCAACGCGCCGTCGCGCATGATCGTGCCGGCTTCGAAGATGAAAGAAGTCGCTGCGATCGCGAAGGGCGTCGCCGACAAAACCAAGGCCGGCGATCCCCGCGGCGAGGGCACCACCATCGGTCCGGTCGTCAATCGCGGCCAGTGGGACAAGATCCAGGCCCTCATCAACAAGGGCATCGAGGAGGGCGCCACCCTCGTCGCCGGCGGTCCCGGCCTGCCGGAGGGCGTCAACAAGGGCTTCTATGTCCGCCCGACCGTCTTCGCCGACGTCAAGCCTGACATGACGATCTCGCGCGAGGAGATCTTCGGCCCGGTGCTGGTGATCATCGGCGCGCAGGACGAGTCCGAGGCGGTCAAGATCGCCAACGACACGCCCTATGGTCTCGCCGGTTACGTCTCGGCCGGCACGATCGAGAAGGCCCGCGAGGTCGGCCGCAAGATCCGCGCCGGCAACGTCAACCTGCAGGGCGTCCCGAACGACCGCACCGCGCCGTTCGGCGGCTACAAGCAGTCCGGCAACGGCCGCGAGTGGGGCAAGTTCGGCCTCGAGGAGTATCTCGAGGTCAAGGCCGTCGCGGGCTACAACGCGGCTTGA
- a CDS encoding dehydrogenase, translating to MASPSSDRLDILNALTRKALWLSSWTIHHANHIRPNTDGLKVGGHQASSASLATIMSALYFSVLRPEDRVAVKPHASPVFHAIQYLFGRQTREKLENFRGFKGAQSYPSRTKDVDDVDFSTGSVGLGVAQTLFSSLVQDYVHAHGWMKDRREGRMIALVGDAEMDEGNIFEALAEGWKHGLRNTWWIVDYNRQSLDAVVREGLWEKFETMFRNFGWDVVIVKYGRLMREAFAEPGGEALRRWIDNCPNQLYAALCFQGGAAFRKHIQDDIGDQGDVTRLLDKRSDDDLLALMSNLGGHDMASMLEAFESIDHDRPVCFIAYTIKGVGLPFQGHKDNHAGLMTVAQMEKWRAQQNIRPGHEWDKFEGLKQDEAKLESFLASVPFNRDGRRLDDAVFDVPERLTFTAAAQMSTQQGFGLVLNDLARSDTLLASRIVTSSPDVTVSTNLGAWVNRRGLFARAEKADLFRSEKIPSTFNWAASPKGQHIELGIAEMNLFIMASALGLSHSINGARLLPIVTLYDPFIERGLDALNYACYQDARFMVAATPSGVTLAPEGGAHQSIATPLIGMAQDGLSSFEPAFVDELAAIMKWGFAHMQAAAGEGGSLYLRLSTRTIDQPQRIITPELESDIAAGAYWLRKPGPNAEVIVAYTGAVAPEAIEATGLIGESRRDVGLLAITSADRLHAGWTAARSLRRHRRGVQHLSHIEQLLAPLPRDCGIVTVIDGHPATLGWLGSVRGHRVEALGVEKFGQTGTIDDLYRHNGMDANAIIDAAESLTGAPVRHRKMAV from the coding sequence ATGGCCTCGCCATCGTCAGACCGTCTCGACATCCTGAACGCGCTGACCCGCAAGGCGCTGTGGCTGTCGTCCTGGACCATCCACCACGCCAACCACATCAGGCCGAACACCGATGGGCTGAAGGTCGGCGGCCACCAGGCCTCGTCCGCCTCGCTCGCGACCATCATGTCGGCGCTGTACTTCTCGGTGCTGCGCCCCGAGGACCGGGTCGCGGTGAAGCCGCATGCGAGCCCGGTGTTCCACGCGATCCAGTATCTGTTCGGCCGGCAGACTCGCGAGAAGCTGGAGAATTTCCGCGGCTTCAAGGGCGCGCAGTCCTATCCGTCGCGCACCAAGGACGTCGATGACGTCGACTTCTCGACCGGCTCGGTCGGCCTCGGCGTCGCGCAGACATTGTTCTCCTCGCTGGTGCAGGACTACGTGCACGCGCATGGCTGGATGAAGGACCGCCGCGAAGGTCGCATGATCGCGCTGGTCGGCGATGCCGAGATGGACGAGGGCAACATCTTCGAGGCCCTCGCCGAGGGTTGGAAGCACGGCCTGCGCAACACCTGGTGGATCGTCGACTACAACCGCCAGAGTCTGGACGCCGTCGTGCGCGAAGGCCTGTGGGAGAAGTTCGAGACCATGTTCCGCAATTTCGGCTGGGACGTGGTGATCGTCAAATACGGCCGGCTGATGCGCGAGGCCTTTGCCGAACCCGGCGGCGAGGCGTTGCGCCGCTGGATCGACAACTGCCCGAACCAGCTCTACGCCGCGCTGTGCTTCCAGGGCGGCGCGGCGTTCCGTAAGCACATTCAGGACGACATCGGTGACCAGGGCGACGTGACCCGGCTGCTCGACAAGCGCAGCGACGACGATCTGCTGGCGCTGATGTCAAATCTCGGCGGCCACGACATGGCGAGCATGCTGGAGGCGTTCGAGTCGATCGATCATGACCGTCCGGTCTGCTTCATCGCCTACACAATCAAAGGCGTCGGCCTGCCATTCCAGGGCCACAAGGACAATCACGCCGGGCTGATGACCGTTGCCCAGATGGAGAAGTGGCGCGCGCAGCAGAACATCCGCCCCGGTCACGAGTGGGACAAGTTCGAGGGACTGAAGCAGGACGAAGCAAAGCTGGAGTCGTTCCTCGCCTCCGTGCCGTTCAATCGTGACGGCCGCCGGCTCGATGATGCCGTGTTCGACGTGCCGGAGCGGCTGACCTTCACCGCTGCCGCGCAGATGTCGACGCAGCAGGGGTTCGGCCTGGTCCTCAATGATCTCGCTCGCAGCGACACGCTGCTGGCGTCGCGCATCGTGACTTCGTCGCCTGATGTCACCGTCTCGACCAATCTCGGCGCCTGGGTCAACCGCCGCGGTCTGTTCGCGCGCGCCGAGAAGGCTGACCTGTTCCGCAGCGAGAAGATCCCGTCGACCTTCAACTGGGCGGCCTCGCCGAAGGGACAGCACATCGAGCTGGGGATCGCCGAGATGAACCTGTTCATCATGGCCTCGGCGCTCGGCCTGTCGCATTCCATCAACGGCGCCCGGCTGCTGCCGATCGTGACCTTGTACGATCCCTTCATCGAGCGCGGCCTCGATGCGCTGAACTATGCCTGCTACCAGGACGCGCGCTTCATGGTGGCGGCGACGCCGTCGGGCGTGACGCTCGCGCCCGAAGGCGGCGCCCATCAGTCGATCGCGACGCCGCTGATCGGCATGGCGCAGGACGGGCTGTCGTCGTTCGAGCCGGCTTTCGTCGACGAGCTCGCGGCGATCATGAAATGGGGCTTTGCCCACATGCAAGCCGCGGCCGGCGAGGGCGGCTCGCTGTATCTGCGGCTGTCGACGCGCACGATCGACCAGCCGCAGCGGATCATCACGCCTGAGCTGGAGTCCGACATCGCGGCGGGCGCCTATTGGCTGCGCAAGCCTGGGCCGAATGCGGAGGTGATCGTCGCCTATACCGGTGCGGTCGCGCCGGAGGCGATCGAGGCGACCGGGCTGATCGGAGAGTCTCGGCGTGACGTCGGCCTGCTCGCGATCACATCGGCCGACCGACTGCATGCCGGGTGGACGGCAGCGCGCAGCCTGCGGCGACATCGCCGTGGCGTGCAGCATCTCAGCCATATCGAGCAGCTGCTGGCGCCGCTGCCGCGCGACTGCGGCATCGTGACCGTGATCGATGGCCACCCGGCGACGCTCGGCTGGCTCGGTTCGGTGCGCGGCCATCGCGTCGAGGCGCTGGGGGTCGAGAAGTTCGGCCAGACCGGCACGATCGACGATCTCTATCGCCACAATGGCATGGACGCGAACGCGATCATCGACGCGGCCGAGAGCCTCACCGGCGCACCGGTGCGGCATCGGAAAATGGCGGTGTAA
- a CDS encoding Lrp/AsnC family transcriptional regulator, whose amino-acid sequence MSDLDAIDRKILGHLQADGRITMQELAGKVGLSVSPCHRRVKLLEERGVITRYIASVDQKALGLHVSVFISIKLARQKEEDLKRFEKAISAWPEVLECYLMTGNRDYLLRVVAADLSSYEAFLKTKLTRLDGIASIESSFALSQVKYSIALPV is encoded by the coding sequence ATGTCCGACCTCGACGCCATCGACCGCAAGATCCTCGGCCATCTCCAGGCCGACGGCCGCATCACCATGCAGGAGCTCGCCGGCAAGGTCGGGCTCTCGGTGTCGCCCTGCCATCGCCGCGTCAAACTGCTGGAGGAACGCGGCGTCATCACCCGCTACATCGCGAGCGTCGACCAGAAGGCGCTGGGACTGCACGTCTCCGTCTTCATCTCCATCAAGCTGGCGCGGCAGAAGGAGGAGGACCTGAAGCGGTTCGAAAAAGCGATCTCGGCCTGGCCCGAGGTGCTGGAGTGCTATCTGATGACCGGCAATCGCGACTACCTGCTGCGCGTGGTCGCGGCCGATCTCTCCTCCTATGAGGCGTTCCTGAAAACCAAGCTGACGCGGCTCGACGGCATCGCCTCGATCGAGTCGAGCTTCGCGCTGAGCCAGGTGAAGTACTCGATTGCACTGCCGGTGTAA
- a CDS encoding ferredoxin: protein MAVNVSPARYQPAAQPGSRSTGRAERRFWLTMQTVMLVVGVLLVNLLLFFPPVGIALMWNLLIPIAPALVTISPGLWRNICPMATFHLLPNKMGISQNIRMPEWGAATLAVIGVTLLFIVVPMRRIGLNVDGPLTALMLLSAAFMAFAMGSVFEMRSGWCTSLCPIHPVERLYGTNPALTFKNARCNICEACSNPCPDSTPELTPTAGVPTKVQQFLGNFLIGSFPGFVWGWFQVPDYPPQQVDQAAIITAYVWPFGAAVISYVIFRFGEHLLRYKPATRTKMHRIFAAAAISTYYWYRLPGPASLLPDWFPLVSHLVTTPFFFWFLVLRSPKVSWLKRPVMASNYWSSRFETTANKNLIRVTPGKA from the coding sequence GTGGCGGTGAACGTGTCTCCCGCCCGATATCAGCCGGCGGCGCAGCCCGGCAGCCGCAGCACCGGGCGGGCCGAGCGGCGGTTCTGGCTGACGATGCAGACCGTGATGCTGGTCGTCGGCGTGCTGCTGGTGAACCTGCTGCTGTTCTTTCCTCCCGTCGGCATCGCGCTGATGTGGAATCTGCTGATTCCGATCGCGCCGGCGCTGGTGACGATCTCGCCGGGCCTGTGGCGCAACATCTGCCCGATGGCGACCTTTCATCTGCTGCCGAACAAGATGGGCATCTCGCAGAACATCCGGATGCCGGAATGGGGTGCGGCGACCTTGGCCGTGATCGGCGTGACGCTGCTCTTCATCGTCGTGCCGATGCGGCGCATCGGACTCAATGTCGACGGCCCGCTGACCGCGTTGATGCTGCTCTCCGCCGCGTTCATGGCGTTCGCGATGGGCTCGGTGTTCGAGATGCGCTCGGGCTGGTGCACCTCGCTGTGCCCGATCCACCCGGTCGAGCGGCTCTACGGCACCAATCCGGCGCTGACCTTCAAGAACGCCCGCTGCAACATCTGCGAGGCCTGCAGCAATCCTTGCCCCGACTCCACGCCGGAGCTGACGCCGACCGCGGGCGTGCCCACCAAGGTGCAGCAGTTCCTCGGCAACTTCCTGATCGGCAGCTTTCCGGGCTTCGTCTGGGGCTGGTTCCAGGTGCCGGATTATCCGCCGCAGCAGGTCGACCAGGCTGCAATCATCACCGCCTATGTCTGGCCGTTTGGCGCCGCGGTCATCAGCTACGTCATCTTCAGGTTCGGCGAGCACCTGCTGCGCTACAAGCCGGCCACCCGCACCAAGATGCATCGCATCTTCGCCGCAGCCGCGATCAGCACCTACTACTGGTATCGCCTGCCCGGCCCGGCATCATTGCTGCCGGACTGGTTTCCGCTGGTCTCGCACCTCGTCACGACACCGTTCTTCTTCTGGTTCCTGGTGCTGCGCAGCCCGAAGGTGAGCTGGCTGAAGCGGCCGGTGATGGCGTCGAACTACTGGTCGAGCCGGTTCGAGACCACCGCCAACAAGAACCTGATCCGCGTCACGCCCGGCAAGGCGTGA
- a CDS encoding 2Fe-2S iron-sulfur cluster-binding protein yields the protein MSNFRTVTVKGRQFRVRAGDVLLDGALANGVEIPFDCRAGTCGTCMVHVSKGQTVCGETHTQGMIYACQARVVSDLDVEMEDVPEIDTSKARLVGLREVAPDIMELMIAPEKSISYLPGQYFKFTFNGYPARAYSPTASFDGRIGGRVIHLNIKKVRGGRVTTALGSGIRPGHRLRIQGPYGHAFLRPGGTGRLILVGSGTGFAPIWAIAAMALRENRSRPMVIIAGAKKLQQLYMTPILAQLARLPNVTIIPTVEEGPIDHPSIRTGRIEPHMPTLTASDVVYACGSPRMVSALAGMVEKAGATFYADPFDSAPPEAPSGLIGRIKTLVARRPAEPEPSRDSGKGREASLDPFERALSLVPKDPIDDDLGLRRPEPRRSTAAERDHALSLVHERAARGDPARLQERTRRAGEMASGHV from the coding sequence ATGTCGAACTTCAGGACCGTCACCGTCAAGGGCCGCCAGTTCCGCGTCCGCGCGGGCGACGTGCTGCTCGATGGCGCGCTCGCCAACGGCGTCGAGATCCCGTTCGACTGCCGCGCCGGCACCTGCGGCACCTGCATGGTTCATGTCTCCAAGGGCCAGACGGTGTGCGGCGAGACGCACACGCAAGGCATGATCTATGCGTGCCAGGCACGCGTGGTGTCCGATCTCGATGTCGAGATGGAGGACGTGCCCGAGATCGATACCAGCAAGGCGCGGCTCGTCGGCCTGCGCGAGGTCGCGCCCGACATCATGGAGCTGATGATCGCCCCTGAGAAGAGCATCAGCTATCTGCCGGGGCAGTATTTCAAGTTCACCTTCAACGGCTATCCGGCACGCGCCTACAGCCCGACGGCGTCGTTCGACGGCCGCATCGGCGGCCGCGTCATCCATCTCAACATCAAGAAGGTGCGCGGCGGGCGTGTCACGACTGCGCTCGGCAGCGGCATTCGTCCCGGGCATCGGCTGCGCATCCAGGGTCCGTACGGCCACGCGTTTCTTCGTCCGGGCGGCACCGGCCGGCTGATCCTCGTCGGCAGCGGCACCGGCTTCGCACCGATCTGGGCGATCGCGGCGATGGCGCTGCGCGAGAACCGCAGCCGGCCGATGGTGATCATCGCCGGCGCCAAGAAGCTGCAACAGCTCTACATGACGCCGATCCTGGCGCAATTGGCGCGGCTGCCGAACGTGACGATCATTCCGACCGTCGAGGAAGGCCCGATCGATCATCCCTCGATCCGCACCGGGCGCATCGAGCCGCACATGCCGACACTGACAGCCTCCGACGTCGTCTATGCCTGCGGCTCGCCGCGCATGGTCAGCGCGCTCGCCGGCATGGTCGAGAAGGCCGGCGCGACCTTCTATGCCGACCCGTTCGACTCCGCGCCGCCGGAAGCGCCGTCCGGCCTGATCGGACGCATCAAGACGCTGGTGGCGCGACGGCCGGCCGAGCCGGAGCCGAGCCGCGACAGCGGCAAGGGCCGCGAGGCCTCGCTCGATCCGTTCGAGCGCGCGCTGTCGCTGGTGCCGAAGGATCCGATCGATGACGATCTCGGCCTGCGCCGCCCCGAGCCACGCCGCAGCACAGCCGCCGAGCGCGACCATGCGCTATCGCTGGTCCACGAGCGCGCCGCGCGCGGCGATCCCGCGCGGCTGCAGGAGAGGACACGCCGCGCGGGCGAGATGGCGTCGGGGCATGTGTGA
- a CDS encoding fumarylacetoacetate hydrolase family protein: MINLTPESVLPDDGTSGTLVGRVWRPDVDGPAVVAVRDDGVYDVTSAFPTVSALCEQDDPASALRGMGGQRIGDLADILANTPPDRRDPAKPWLLAPVDLQVLKAAGVTFAISMLERVIEERARGNPASAEAIRTEVVRLVGDDFSKLKPGSDQAMHLKQVLIEQNAWSQYLEVGIGPDAEVFTKAPTLSSVGTGMDAGLHPKSTWNNPEPEVVLAVSSRGRIVGAMLGNDVNLRDFEGRSALLLSKAKDNNASCAIGALLRLFDKSFTLDDVRKMDVALNVTGSDGFVLDGHSSISKISRDPTDLVAQTIGAVHQYPDGFALFLGTMFAPVKDRDAPGQGFTHKRDDIVTISAPQLGRLVNRMRNSDECEPWTFGVGALMRSLARRKLI, encoded by the coding sequence ATGATTAATCTCACGCCCGAATCCGTATTGCCCGATGACGGCACCAGCGGAACGCTTGTCGGCCGGGTCTGGCGGCCCGACGTCGATGGTCCGGCCGTCGTGGCCGTCCGCGATGATGGCGTCTATGACGTCACCTCGGCTTTCCCGACGGTCAGCGCGCTGTGCGAGCAGGACGATCCTGCCAGCGCGCTCCGCGGCATGGGCGGACAGCGCATCGGCGATCTCGCCGACATTCTCGCCAACACCCCGCCCGACCGCCGCGATCCCGCCAAACCCTGGCTGCTGGCGCCGGTCGACCTGCAGGTGCTGAAGGCCGCCGGCGTCACCTTCGCGATCTCGATGCTGGAGCGCGTCATCGAGGAGCGCGCGCGCGGCAATCCGGCCTCCGCCGAGGCGATCCGCACCGAGGTGGTGCGTCTCGTCGGCGACGATTTCTCCAAGCTGAAGCCTGGCTCCGACCAGGCGATGCACCTCAAGCAGGTGCTGATCGAGCAGAACGCCTGGAGCCAGTATCTCGAGGTCGGCATCGGCCCCGATGCCGAGGTCTTCACCAAGGCGCCCACCTTGTCGTCGGTCGGCACCGGCATGGATGCGGGACTGCATCCGAAATCGACCTGGAACAACCCGGAGCCGGAGGTCGTGCTGGCGGTGTCGAGCCGCGGCAGGATCGTCGGCGCCATGCTCGGCAACGACGTGAACTTGCGCGACTTCGAGGGCCGCTCGGCGCTGCTGCTGTCCAAGGCCAAGGACAACAACGCCTCCTGCGCCATCGGCGCCTTGCTGCGCCTGTTCGACAAGAGTTTTACGCTCGACGACGTCAGGAAGATGGACGTTGCGCTGAACGTCACCGGCAGCGACGGCTTCGTGCTCGACGGCCATTCCTCGATTTCGAAGATCAGCCGCGATCCGACCGACCTCGTCGCCCAGACCATCGGCGCCGTGCATCAATATCCCGACGGCTTTGCGCTGTTCCTCGGCACCATGTTCGCGCCGGTGAAGGACCGCGACGCACCGGGGCAGGGCTTCACCCACAAGCGCGACGACATCGTCACCATTTCAGCCCCGCAGCTCGGCCGCCTCGTCAACCGCATGCGCAACAGCGACGAATGCGAGCCGTGGACCTTCGGGGTCGGCGCGCTGATGCGCAGCCTGGCACGGCGCAAGCTGATTTGA